The following proteins come from a genomic window of Metarhizium brunneum chromosome 2, complete sequence:
- the rnh-201 gene encoding Ribonuclease H2 subunit A codes for MAEADETPPSPSTFVPPSVHREALLAGSSFTHFSPVPPALLTPARASDPSSLPPLCLGVDEAGRGPVLGPMVYGIFYLPQPQSDPLLRDAHGFDDSKALTAAARSSLMRALCTAGTDLHAQCGWATAALSARDISAGMLRPSGAYNLNAQAMDATVALVRGALERGLNVREVYVDTVGPPATYQARLQRVFPTVKITVAKKADSLYPCVSAASVCAKVTRDAALEVLYEARRDENGAGPGMEWGSGYPSDARCVGWLRRNMHPVFGWGPECRFSWGTAKDMLETKGGVRVDWPVEEEAGDSMRVTDFFAAGRDDETDELGGWYGSPAGLEAF; via the coding sequence ATGGCCGAAGCCGACGaaacaccaccatcaccaagcaCCTTCGTCCCGCCCTCGGTCCACCGCGAagccctcctcgccggctCATCATTCACGCACTTCTCGCCCGTCCCCCCGGCCCTCCTCACGCCCGCACGCGCGTCCGACCCGTCGTCCCTCCCCCCGCTCTGCCtgggcgtcgacgaggccggccgCGGGCCCGTCCTCGGCCCCATGGTCTACGGCATCTTCTAcctgccgcagccgcagtcGGACCCCCTCCTCCGCGACGCCCACGGCTTCGACGACTCCAAGGCGCTCACGGCCGCCGCGCGCTCGTCGCTCATGCGCGCCCTCTGCACCGCCGGCACCGACCTCCACGCCCAGTGCGGCTGGGCCACCGCCGCCCTCTCCGCGCGCGACATCTCGGCCGGCATGCTCCGCCCCTCGGGCGCGTACAACCTCAACGCGCAGGCCATGGACGCCACCGTCGCGCTGGTCCGGGGCGCCCTCGAGCGCGGCCTCAACGTCCGCGAGGTCTACGTCGACACCGTCGGCCCGCCGGCCACCTACCAGGCCAGGCTGCAGCGCGTGTTCCCCACGGTCAAGATCACCGTCGCGAAAAAGGCCGACAGCCTGTACCCCTGCGTGAGCGCGGCGTCGGTCTGCGCCAAGGTGACGCGCGACGCGGCCCTCGAGGTCTTGTACGAGGCGCGGCGGGACGAAAACGGCGCCGGGCCAGGCATGGAATGGGGCTCCGGGTATCCCTCGGACGCGAGGTGCGTCGGCTGGCTGCGGAGGAATATGCACCCCGTGTTTGGCTGGGGCCCCGAGTGCAGGTTCAGCTGGGGCACGGCAAAGGACATGCTCGAGACAAAGGGCGGCGTCAGGGTCGACTGGCccgtggaggaggaggccggGGATTCCATGAGGGTGACGGATTTCTTTGCTGCCGGCCGCGACGACGAGACGGACGAGCTGGGGGGCTGGTACGGCTCGCCTGCTGGGCTCGAGGCGTTTTGA